The Quadrisphaera setariae genome includes a window with the following:
- a CDS encoding PilZ domain-containing protein: MNPQRASASAADGSDLHVPALGASVQLCAQDGADLLGGPAVDTRVDDVRDGRIAVHAPPSRPGDLEPPADGTAFELRWTTPRGLVVLPVVLAERVRTPAPLWWLAPAGPAERHQRRDFVRAEAAGPLPVQVEVLWEHPEPGRTTGDLVDLSEGGLRARIRAPRWALGCAEGSAVAVRLTITEVDDDAEGDPLALRVVEHELGGTVLRTADASAEDWDASDSADVVVQLHDDVRQGNALRSLVFSWQRRARRS, translated from the coding sequence GTGAACCCGCAGCGCGCCAGCGCGTCAGCCGCCGACGGCTCCGACCTCCACGTGCCCGCGCTGGGGGCCTCCGTCCAGCTCTGCGCGCAGGACGGCGCGGACCTCCTCGGCGGCCCGGCCGTGGACACCCGCGTGGACGACGTCCGCGACGGCCGCATCGCCGTGCACGCCCCGCCGTCGCGCCCCGGAGACCTCGAGCCGCCCGCTGACGGCACCGCCTTCGAGCTGCGGTGGACCACGCCCCGCGGGCTCGTGGTGCTCCCCGTGGTGCTGGCCGAGCGCGTGCGCACGCCCGCGCCGCTGTGGTGGCTCGCGCCGGCCGGTCCTGCCGAGCGCCACCAGCGCCGCGACTTCGTGCGCGCCGAGGCGGCCGGACCGCTGCCCGTGCAGGTGGAGGTGCTGTGGGAGCACCCCGAGCCCGGGCGCACCACCGGCGACCTCGTCGACCTGTCCGAGGGCGGCCTGCGCGCCCGCATCCGCGCTCCCCGGTGGGCGCTGGGGTGCGCCGAGGGCAGCGCCGTCGCCGTGCGCCTCACCATCACCGAGGTCGACGACGACGCCGAGGGCGACCCGCTGGCGCTGCGCGTGGTCGAGCACGAGCTCGGCGGCACCGTGCTGCGCACGGCCGACGCCTCCGCCGAGGACTGGGACGCCAGCGACTCCGCCGACGTCGTCGTCCAGCTCCACGACGACGTCCGCCAGGGCAACGCCCTGCGGTCCCTGGTGTTCTCGTGGCAGCGGCGGGCGCGCCGCTCCTGA
- the csrA gene encoding carbon storage regulator CsrA, with product MLVLTRRAGESVMIGSDVTVRVLEIRGDVVRVGVDAPRDVQVHREEVFHAVRAANLEAASAAAPSPAVLAGLRKRPAPPVPAQSAEQAPADPPAAP from the coding sequence ATGCTGGTCCTCACGCGACGCGCCGGTGAGAGCGTCATGATCGGTAGCGACGTCACCGTGCGCGTCCTCGAGATCCGCGGGGACGTCGTCCGGGTGGGCGTGGACGCCCCCCGGGACGTGCAGGTGCACCGCGAGGAGGTCTTCCACGCGGTCCGCGCCGCCAACCTGGAGGCCGCCAGCGCTGCGGCGCCCTCCCCGGCGGTCCTGGCCGGGCTCAGGAAGCGCCCGGCGCCCCCGGTCCCGGCGCAGTCGGCGGAGCAGGCTCCGGCCGACCCTCCCGCAGCTCCCTGA
- a CDS encoding glutamate--cysteine ligase: MTTPSLGPHARRGALPFNASERPTLGVEWEVALVDAATGDLAPFASEVLEAVGRRPPHPDGRQRVTHELLTNTVELVTGVHDTVGEAVADLHAVLAQVREAAAPLGLELACSGTHPFAQWSAQTMTEGPRYAELIERTQWWGRQMLIWGVHVHVGMSSVHKVLPVLDAMLAYAPHLQALSASSPFWGGVDTGYASNRALMFQQLPTAGLPFQFARWEELEAYVGDLLHTGVIDSFKDVRWDVRPSPGIGTLEVRVCDGVPTEAELAALTALTHCLVVDLDARLEAGELPAVLPPWHVQENKWRAARYGLDAIIITSAAGEERLVTDDLDDVLTRLEPVAKRLGCSEELAAVAQIPVRGASYQRQREVARAAGGDLKAVVDSLVRELREGRPEPAPPTAPGPGAPGAS, encoded by the coding sequence GTGACCACACCGTCCCTCGGGCCGCACGCGCGCCGCGGCGCGCTGCCCTTCAACGCCTCCGAGCGCCCCACGCTGGGCGTCGAGTGGGAGGTGGCCCTCGTGGACGCCGCCACCGGGGACCTCGCCCCGTTCGCCTCGGAGGTGCTCGAGGCGGTCGGCCGCCGACCCCCGCACCCCGACGGCCGCCAGAGGGTCACCCACGAGCTCCTCACCAACACCGTGGAGCTGGTCACCGGCGTCCACGACACCGTCGGCGAGGCGGTGGCCGACCTGCACGCGGTGCTCGCGCAGGTCCGCGAGGCCGCGGCGCCCCTGGGCCTGGAGCTGGCGTGCAGCGGCACCCACCCGTTCGCCCAGTGGTCCGCGCAGACCATGACCGAGGGACCGCGGTACGCCGAGCTCATCGAGCGCACCCAGTGGTGGGGCCGGCAGATGCTCATCTGGGGCGTCCACGTGCACGTGGGCATGTCCAGCGTGCACAAGGTGCTCCCCGTGCTCGACGCGATGCTGGCCTACGCCCCCCACCTGCAGGCGCTGTCGGCGAGCTCGCCGTTCTGGGGCGGGGTCGACACCGGCTACGCCAGCAACCGCGCGCTGATGTTCCAGCAGCTGCCCACCGCCGGCCTGCCGTTCCAGTTCGCCCGCTGGGAGGAGCTGGAGGCCTACGTCGGCGACCTCCTGCACACCGGGGTCATCGACTCCTTCAAGGACGTCCGCTGGGACGTCAGGCCCTCCCCGGGCATCGGCACGCTGGAGGTCCGCGTCTGCGACGGCGTGCCCACCGAGGCCGAGCTGGCGGCGCTGACGGCGCTGACCCACTGCCTCGTGGTGGACCTGGACGCACGCCTGGAGGCGGGTGAGCTGCCAGCGGTGCTGCCGCCGTGGCACGTGCAGGAGAACAAGTGGCGCGCCGCCCGGTACGGGCTCGACGCGATCATCATCACCAGCGCCGCCGGGGAGGAGCGCCTCGTCACCGACGACCTCGACGACGTGCTCACCCGGCTGGAGCCGGTGGCGAAGCGCCTGGGCTGCAGCGAGGAGCTGGCGGCGGTCGCGCAGATCCCCGTGCGCGGCGCGAGCTACCAGCGGCAGCGCGAGGTGGCGCGCGCCGCCGGCGGTGACCTGAAGGCGGTCGTGGACTCCCTGGTCAGGGAGCTGCGGGAGGGTCGGCCGGAGCCTGCTCCGCCGACTGCGCCGGGACCGGGGGCGCCGGGCGCTTCCTGA
- a CDS encoding DUF6480 family protein codes for MSSNLGGGPGRGPDGGHGDEGADRERPGSASEVPDPDPATTPGLEPGGGVAPGDTPPSEAGTSGLSAPEPRLPSRRTNLVVPIVIAVLVAAAALAFFAARL; via the coding sequence GTGAGCTCGAACCTGGGCGGCGGGCCCGGCCGGGGGCCCGACGGCGGCCACGGGGACGAGGGCGCGGACCGGGAGCGGCCCGGCAGCGCCAGCGAGGTGCCCGATCCCGACCCCGCGACGACCCCTGGCCTGGAGCCCGGTGGTGGCGTGGCACCCGGCGACACACCGCCCTCGGAGGCCGGGACGTCGGGCCTGTCGGCTCCCGAGCCCAGGCTCCCGAGCCGCCGGACCAACCTCGTGGTGCCGATCGTCATCGCGGTGCTCGTGGCTGCGGCGGCGCTCGCGTTCTTCGCCGCGCGCCTGTGA
- a CDS encoding type 1 glutamine amidotransferase domain-containing protein, giving the protein MTDQLQGRKVAVLAADGVEQVELTEPVKAIRDAGGEVVLLSLESGSIQAYENDVEPKDTFDVDAEVSGADPSDFDALLLPGGTTNPDHLRMDEAAVSFVKRFVESGRPVGVICHGPWTLVTADVVRGRTLTSWPSLRTDLQNAGATWVDEEVVRDGGIVSSRNPGDLPAFCAAIVEEFSRSSATAGA; this is encoded by the coding sequence ATGACCGATCAGCTGCAGGGACGGAAGGTCGCGGTGCTCGCCGCCGACGGCGTGGAGCAGGTTGAGCTCACCGAGCCCGTGAAGGCCATCAGGGACGCCGGTGGCGAGGTGGTGCTGCTGTCGCTGGAGAGCGGCTCCATCCAGGCCTACGAGAACGACGTGGAGCCGAAGGACACCTTCGACGTCGACGCCGAGGTCTCCGGCGCCGACCCGTCCGACTTCGACGCGCTGCTCCTGCCCGGCGGCACCACCAACCCCGACCACCTGCGGATGGACGAGGCGGCCGTGAGCTTCGTCAAGCGGTTCGTGGAGTCCGGCAGGCCCGTCGGGGTGATCTGCCACGGTCCGTGGACGCTGGTCACGGCCGACGTCGTGCGGGGCCGCACGCTGACCTCGTGGCCGAGCCTGCGCACCGACCTGCAGAACGCCGGCGCGACGTGGGTGGACGAGGAGGTGGTCCGCGACGGCGGCATCGTCTCCAGCCGCAACCCCGGTGACCTGCCGGCCTTCTGCGCGGCGATCGTCGAGGAGTTCTCCCGCAGCTCCGCGACGGCGGGCGCGTGA